A window of Diabrotica virgifera virgifera chromosome 9, PGI_DIABVI_V3a contains these coding sequences:
- the LOC126892581 gene encoding uncharacterized protein LOC126892581 produces MNEEYIIIDEPIKNENRQQNDPESLIGQEDWSTYTPKMLKQKKAEPLRLGTKKNLKNTVAKWGQAKEGHIRQQNLCLKAQHERKMLIMGIVAKKKITMMEEEAARNKLEHEKRMELMEKTMALIEQEAEERKEIMKKYLKK; encoded by the exons ATGAacgaagaatatattattatagaCGAGCCCATTAAAAACGAAAATCGCCAACAGAATGACCCTG AATCTCTTATTGGCCAAGAGGATTGGTCAACATATACTCCAAAGATGCTAAAGCAGAAAAAAGCAGAACCGCTTCGTTTAG GGAccaaaaagaatttaaaaaatacagtGGCGAAATGGGGGCAAGCCAAGGAGGGTCATATACGCCAACAAAACTTATGCCTTAAAGCACAGCATGAAAGGAAGATGCTGATAATGGGAATAGTGGCCAAAAAGAAAATCACGATGATGGAGGAGGAAGCAGCACGGAATAAATTGGAACATGAGAAAAGAATGGAATTGATGGAGAAGACAATGGCACTGATAGAACAAGAAGCAgaagaaagaaaagaaataatgaaaaaatatttaaaaaaataa
- the LOC126891476 gene encoding uncharacterized protein LOC126891476 produces MAKRVTNFSKNEETLLLDLVLKYKDILECKKTDTSNNKIKWEVWMQLTKEINSVSGETTRDVKGLKNKYENIKKRTKQKFAGIKKYASGTGGGPPQNPVFTNTDEALHEIIGPQITGTQSSYDYDSKERAMPGHATFKSLDSLSNFLPSTSERTMTGHSTSKGLQKPSTARGMNREENLLTSTSGMYSYDH; encoded by the exons ATGGCGAAACGCGTTACCAATTTTAGCAAAAACGAGGAAACTCTACTATTAGATTTAGTACTTAAATATAAGGACATACTTGAATGCAAAAAAACCGATACGAGTAACAATAAAATAAAGTGGGAAGTGTGGATGCAACTCACTAAAGAGATTAATTCCGTCAGTGGGGAAACGACGAGGGATGTAAAAGGACTTAAAAACAAATATGAGAATATCAAAAAACGGACCAAACAAAAATTTGCGGGTATAAAGAAGTACGCAAGTGGAACTGGCGGGGGTCCACCACAAAATCCCGTTTTTACAAACACCGATGAGGCTTTACATGAGATCATAGGCCCGCAAATTACTGGTACACAGTCCAGTTATGACTACGATTCGAAGG aaAGAGCAATGCCAGGACACGCCACCTTCAAAAGTCTGGATAGCCTATCAAACTTTCTTCCTTCTACAAGtg AAAGAACAATGACAGGACACTCCACCTCCAAAGGTCTGCAAAAGCCATCAACAGCCAGAGGTATGAATAGGGAGGAAAACTTGCTTACTTCTACTAGTGgtatgtacagttacgatcactga
- the LOC126891475 gene encoding uncharacterized protein LOC126891475 gives MSPHMNDETTCKKTPKDPTSEGSTMTITDFKKLLVEHLTSEKKTIENNINNNLKHKQHELEQLEGESKHKRRKMCKQRYKMNNNKHGRKFATNRTKKVNTYCKDCSNKHPLCLPCFNQIHTNIE, from the exons ATGTCTCCACACATGAACGACGAAACCACGTGTAAAAAGACTCCCAAAGATCCGACAAGTGAAG GAAGCACTATGACAATAACTGACTTCAAGAAGCTCTTAGTGGAACATTTGACTTCCGAAAAAAAAACCATTGAAAATAACATCAACAACAACCTAAAGCATAAACAACACGAATTGGAACAACTTGAGGGTGAAAGTAAACATAAGAGGCGTAAAATGTGTAAACAACGTTATAAAATGAATAACAATAAGCACGGAAGAAAATTCGCTACCAACCGGACGAAAAAAGTTAATACCTACTGCAAGGACTGTTCAAATAAGCATCCTTTATGTTTACCTTGTTTCAATCAAATTCATACCAATATTGAGTAA
- the LOC126891477 gene encoding putative nuclease HARBI1, which produces MDFTSDDEEFLEVVEELLEPNRQRVYRTRENQFEKWDDTEFRNRYRMGKACVEQIVDMISEDISSNTNRNEALTSSEMVLVALRFLATGCFLKVSGDLHGVSESSVCRAVHKVCHAIAIRANNFIKMPRTQEQMSTVKNGFYSIAKFPKCVGAVDCTHVRIQSPGGDTAELYRNRKNFFSFNIQLICDSELNIQNIVCRWPGSAHDSHIFRSSRIKEEFENGDFGNSVIVGDSGYGIKPYLITPLANPRTPAENLFNESPIRTRNPIERCIGVWKRRFPVLAYGLRVKSTKVEAIVVTCAVLHNIAMANNDNMPDEIPFFQQYVAETFVENEINMFNHNRDNTVRLSLINYFDSLIEN; this is translated from the exons ATGGATTTCACGAGCGACGATGAAGAATTTTTGGAAGTAGTTGAAGAATTGTTGGAACCAAACAGACAACGTGTATATAGGACTCgtgaaaatcaatttgaaaaaTGGGATGATACTGAATTTAGGAATCGTTACAGAATGGGAAAAGCATGTGTTGAACAGATTGTGGATATGATATCGGAGGATATTTCTTCCAATACAAACAG gaATGAGGCACTAACTTCAAGCGAAATGGTTCTGGTTGCATTAAGATTTTTAGCAACAGGTTGTTTTTTAAAAGTGTCTGGTGACTTACATGGTGTTAGTGAAAGCAGTGTTTGCAGGGCAGTGCATAAAGTTTGCCATGCAATTGCGATACGTGCaaataattttatcaaaatgCCCAGAACACAGGAACAAATGTCAACAGTAAAAAATGGTTTTTATTCAATCGCTAAATTTCCAAAATGTGTTGGGGCTGTTGACTGCACACATGTAAGAATACAATCTCCTGGAGGTGACACAGCAGAACTCTACAGAAacaggaaaaattttttttctttcaacATTCAG cTGATTTGTGACAGTGAGTTGAATATTCAAAATATTGTTTGTCGCTGGCCTGGAAGTGCACACGATTCGCATATTTTCAGATCTTCGAGGATCAAAGAAGAATTTGAAAATGGTGATTTTGGAAATTCAGTTATTGTAGGAGATAGTGGTTATGGCATAAAACCTTATCTTATTACTCCTTTAGCAAATCCACGAACtccagctgaaaatttgtttaatGAATCGCCGATTCGCACAAGAAATCCAATTGAACGATGTATTGGGGTATGGAAGAGAAGATTCCCTGTGTTAGCATATGGTCTTCGTGTGAAATCTACAAAAGTTGAAGCCATTGTTGTCACATGTGCTGTATTGCATAATATTGCAATGGCAAACAATGACAATATGCCTGATGAGATACCATTTTTCCAGCAATATGTAGCTGAAACTTttgtagaaaatgaaataaacatgTTCAATCATAATCGTGATAATACAGTGAGGTTATCgttaattaactattttgatagTTTGATTGAAAATTAA